A window of Selenomonas ruminantium subsp. lactilytica TAM6421 contains these coding sequences:
- a CDS encoding NAD(P)-dependent oxidoreductase, translated as MKNIGFIGTGIMGAAMAGHLLDGGFAVSVYNRTKAKAEGLLAKGAKWCESPGACAQGQDVVITIVGYPKDVEEVYLGANGVLASASPGTYVVDMTTSSPLLAEKIFRVAQEKGIFAVDAPVTGGDVGAKNATLSILVGGEEAAFTALQPVFAAMGNNIVHMGGAGAGQKAKACNQIAIAGALAGACEAFAYAQASGLDIEKTYQAISQGAAGSFQMNNVVRRGLSGDFAPGFMLKHFGKDLAIGTETSAAYGAALPVLGQVLSQVRQLERQKEGDKGTQALLHYYGLDKQ; from the coding sequence ATCAAAAATATTGGCTTTATCGGCACGGGGATCATGGGGGCGGCCATGGCGGGGCATCTTCTTGATGGGGGATTTGCTGTCAGCGTCTATAATCGTACCAAGGCAAAGGCTGAGGGGCTGCTGGCCAAAGGTGCTAAGTGGTGCGAAAGTCCAGGGGCGTGTGCCCAGGGGCAGGATGTGGTGATCACCATTGTAGGCTATCCTAAGGATGTGGAGGAAGTCTATCTGGGGGCGAATGGTGTGCTGGCCAGCGCCAGCCCTGGGACCTATGTGGTGGATATGACTACGTCCTCGCCGTTATTGGCCGAAAAGATTTTCAGAGTAGCGCAGGAAAAAGGAATTTTCGCAGTGGATGCGCCTGTGACCGGCGGGGATGTGGGGGCAAAGAATGCCACCCTATCCATTCTGGTGGGGGGAGAGGAAGCGGCCTTTACTGCCTTGCAGCCGGTGTTTGCGGCGATGGGGAACAATATCGTGCATATGGGCGGTGCCGGGGCTGGGCAGAAGGCCAAGGCCTGTAATCAGATTGCCATTGCGGGAGCCTTGGCTGGCGCCTGTGAAGCCTTTGCCTATGCTCAGGCTTCGGGGCTGGATATCGAGAAGACATATCAGGCGATTTCCCAGGGGGCGGCAGGCAGCTTCCAGATGAACAATGTGGTGCGCCGGGGACTATCCGGAGATTTTGCGCCGGGATTCATGCTGAAACACTTTGGCAAGGATCTGGCCATTGGCACGGAGACCTCTGCTGCCTATGGAGCCGCTCTGCCGGTATTGGGACAGGTGCTCAGCCAGGTGCGGCAGCTGGAACGGCAGAAGGAAGGAGATAAAGGCACTCAGGCATTGCTGCACTATTATGGCTTGGATAAGCAGTGA
- a CDS encoding M18 family aminopeptidase — translation MNKEVQDLLDFIKAAPTPYHTVQAAAEKLAGAGFVELSLTEKWQLQSGGRYFVKVFDSTLLAFAVGQEAGPLRLAAAHTDFPCFRLKPQAGMVKEGYGVLNVEKYGGLMLRTWLDRPLALAGKVALRGADPFQPEVRLVDFNRPLLTIPSLAIHMDREVNENGKLNAQKDMLPLASMGGEELKTEFFMEWLAGEMGVDPSTILSYELSVYPYEEGSVCGLQEEFVSSPRLDNLTSVVACLEGIMAADSHCAGLRMAALFDNEEVGSRTKQGAGSLVLLQTIERIYLVLGKAKEDMLADIAGGFMLSVDVAHALHPNFADKCDPSHKPVLGGGVVLKQAASQSYAGDTEAVAIVRGLCEAKDIKWQHFVNRSDSRGGSTLGSIASALVPMRTMDIGVPLLAMHSARETMHGEDQRALDKLLKVFWA, via the coding sequence ATGAATAAAGAAGTACAGGATTTATTGGATTTTATCAAGGCGGCGCCCACGCCCTATCATACGGTGCAGGCGGCGGCAGAGAAGTTGGCCGGGGCTGGCTTTGTGGAGCTGTCCCTGACGGAGAAATGGCAGCTGCAGTCTGGCGGGCGGTATTTTGTCAAGGTGTTTGATTCCACTTTGCTGGCTTTTGCTGTAGGGCAGGAAGCTGGCCCCTTGCGTCTGGCGGCAGCCCATACGGATTTTCCCTGTTTCCGTCTGAAGCCCCAGGCGGGCATGGTCAAAGAGGGCTATGGCGTCCTCAATGTGGAAAAATACGGCGGTCTGATGCTGCGTACCTGGCTGGACAGGCCTTTGGCCTTGGCGGGAAAAGTGGCTCTGCGCGGAGCGGATCCCTTTCAGCCGGAAGTGCGGCTGGTGGATTTCAACCGGCCCTTGTTGACCATTCCGAGCCTTGCCATTCATATGGATCGGGAGGTCAATGAAAACGGCAAGCTCAATGCCCAGAAGGATATGCTGCCTTTGGCTTCCATGGGTGGGGAAGAACTGAAGACAGAATTCTTCATGGAATGGCTGGCGGGTGAAATGGGAGTTGACCCGTCAACAATTCTTTCCTATGAGCTTTCGGTCTATCCTTATGAAGAAGGCTCTGTCTGCGGTTTGCAGGAAGAATTCGTTTCCTCGCCGCGTTTGGACAATCTGACCTCCGTGGTGGCCTGTCTGGAAGGGATCATGGCAGCAGATAGTCACTGTGCCGGTTTGCGCATGGCGGCACTCTTCGATAATGAGGAAGTGGGCAGCCGCACCAAGCAGGGCGCCGGCTCTTTGGTGCTGCTGCAGACCATCGAGCGGATTTATCTGGTATTGGGCAAGGCGAAGGAAGATATGCTGGCTGATATTGCGGGCGGCTTCATGCTCTCGGTGGATGTGGCCCATGCCTTGCATCCGAACTTTGCGGATAAATGCGATCCTTCCCATAAGCCCGTCTTGGGCGGCGGCGTAGTGCTCAAACAGGCAGCTTCCCAGAGCTATGCCGGCGATACGGAAGCCGTGGCCATCGTGCGGGGATTGTGCGAAGCAAAGGACATAAAATGGCAGCACTTCGTCAACCGCAGCGACAGCCGTGGCGGCTCCACCTTAGGCTCCATTGCCTCTGCACTCGTGCCCATGCGCACCATGGATATCGGCGTGCCCCTGCTGGCCATGCACTCGGCAAGGGAGACCATGCACGGGGAAGACCAGCGGGCTTTGGATAAGCTGTTGAAAGTATTTTGGGCTTAA
- the brnQ gene encoding branched-chain amino acid transport system II carrier protein, with product MKSMSKGEVLTVGLMMFSIFFGAGNLIFPPALGQAAGSQSIIAMLGFLITGVGLPLLGITAIAMQGGKYVEFMNRKTYPWLATALLVILYLTIGPVFAVPRTGAVSFEIGIRPFLTEENMSMGQFIYTLFFFAATYYLAMTPNKLIDRVGKMLTPALLVFLVILFAKSFITPLGEVLDATGAYITAPFSQGFQDGYQTMDLLASLSIGTIVVNAIRMRGTTDNKAVSKICIASGVITVVLMTMVYGSLAYIGATSAGVLGHVENGGQLLAGAVSIFFGPAGNLLVAIIIALACLTTSCGMISGMAWYFNKLTNGRISYARLVQISTLFSFVASNIGLTQIISLSVPFLVAIYPLVIVFVVLSLFDGVIAWRYSVYRMAINVTLIFAVLDGLAAAGIKFPALTAVLSAYVPFYDIGMGWFVPALAAAALGWLVSEVRGAKEHEALPAE from the coding sequence ATGAAAAGTATGAGCAAAGGCGAAGTACTGACTGTCGGTCTGATGATGTTTTCCATCTTCTTTGGTGCCGGCAATCTGATTTTTCCGCCTGCCCTGGGGCAGGCGGCAGGCTCCCAGAGCATTATTGCCATGCTGGGGTTTCTGATTACAGGTGTTGGTCTGCCGCTTTTGGGGATTACGGCCATTGCCATGCAGGGCGGTAAGTATGTGGAGTTTATGAACCGCAAGACCTATCCGTGGCTGGCTACGGCATTGTTGGTGATCCTGTACCTGACCATTGGCCCGGTATTTGCCGTGCCCCGTACCGGTGCGGTTTCCTTTGAAATCGGTATCCGTCCTTTCCTGACGGAAGAGAACATGAGCATGGGGCAGTTCATCTACACCCTGTTCTTCTTTGCCGCTACCTATTATCTGGCGATGACACCGAACAAACTCATTGATCGGGTGGGCAAGATGCTGACGCCGGCACTGCTGGTGTTCCTGGTGATCCTCTTTGCCAAATCCTTCATCACCCCACTGGGTGAGGTGCTGGATGCTACGGGTGCCTATATCACGGCACCATTCTCCCAGGGCTTTCAGGACGGTTATCAGACCATGGATCTTTTGGCATCCCTGTCCATCGGTACCATTGTAGTCAATGCCATCCGTATGCGGGGCACCACGGATAACAAGGCCGTCAGCAAGATCTGCATTGCTTCCGGTGTCATCACGGTGGTTCTGATGACGATGGTCTATGGTTCCCTGGCCTATATCGGTGCAACCAGCGCCGGCGTGTTGGGCCATGTGGAAAACGGCGGCCAGCTGCTGGCTGGTGCCGTATCCATCTTCTTTGGTCCTGCCGGCAATCTGCTGGTGGCCATCATCATCGCTTTGGCCTGCCTGACTACCTCCTGTGGCATGATTTCCGGTATGGCCTGGTATTTCAACAAGCTGACCAATGGCCGCATTTCCTATGCCCGCCTCGTGCAGATCAGCACCCTGTTCAGTTTTGTGGCCTCTAACATTGGTCTGACGCAGATCATTTCCCTGTCCGTACCCTTCCTCGTAGCTATCTATCCGCTGGTTATCGTGTTCGTGGTACTGTCCCTGTTTGATGGCGTTATCGCTTGGCGTTACAGCGTTTACCGCATGGCCATCAATGTGACGTTGATCTTTGCCGTGCTGGATGGTTTGGCCGCTGCCGGCATCAAGTTCCCGGCCCTGACCGCTGTGCTGAGTGCCTATGTGCCCTTCTACGATATCGGCATGGGCTGGTTCGTACCGGCTCTGGCCGCAGCCGCTTTGGGCTGGCTCGTATCTGAGGTGCGTGGCGCCAAGGAACATGAAGCTCTGCCTGCAGAATAA
- a CDS encoding EAL domain-containing protein: MERSSVVALASDIIHKYYECGNTDDICELLTEDAIAFGLNSQYYVYGKEQVLKYLQGNVEKRNPLQIHKLTCGEVETEQGITVRANIDFGIDGRKHNMHRVMLMFRQDGGEYKLCGINVQRGFASFFYKQRYDRLTNLYNKKAFCQRASEIIEQYPEKEFEIMRFNIARFKVINDLFGEETGDKLLKYVAEFLTSIQLEPCVYGRLYADNFLLCYPTEGKLREHLIHSLQMLAVSFALDYRIDFYFGVYTVRERDLSVTTMLDRAAMGLFKASRNGLIVCGEYEDDMRENMVNEQVIVNNMNGSLEREEFIVYLQPKYDLHTEKIIGAEALVRWIHPHLGFISPAKFVPIFEQNGFIYQLDKYVWEKTCQILREDIDAGRPVLPVSINVSRVDFYSPNLVQVFEGLIEKYRLDPRLLELELTESAYVENPQQIIEITESLQAKGFVILMDDFGSGYSSLNMLKDLPVDILKIDLKFLADSQGVENGRADSILNSVVRMAKRLAVPVIAEGVETQKQVDFLRTIGCEYAQGYFFSEPVPVEDYRALLQSDYVSESKMCLYPPDTKAVLTLSHQLHTLMEELRQVAPERIAAIESKLKEDAAALL, translated from the coding sequence ATGGAGCGGAGCAGCGTTGTAGCGTTGGCCAGTGATATAATACACAAATATTATGAATGCGGCAATACGGATGACATCTGCGAACTGCTGACGGAGGATGCCATCGCTTTTGGCCTGAATTCCCAATATTACGTGTATGGCAAAGAGCAGGTCCTGAAATACTTGCAGGGGAATGTGGAGAAAAGGAATCCTCTGCAGATCCACAAGCTGACTTGCGGCGAGGTGGAAACGGAACAAGGCATCACGGTCCGGGCCAATATTGATTTTGGTATAGACGGGCGCAAGCACAATATGCATCGTGTCATGCTTATGTTCCGGCAGGATGGCGGGGAGTATAAGCTCTGCGGCATCAATGTCCAGCGAGGTTTTGCCAGTTTCTTTTATAAACAGCGTTATGATCGCCTGACGAATCTCTATAATAAAAAGGCTTTTTGCCAGCGGGCGTCGGAAATCATCGAACAGTATCCTGAAAAAGAATTCGAAATCATGCGTTTCAATATCGCCCGCTTCAAGGTTATCAACGACCTGTTTGGCGAGGAGACCGGAGATAAGCTCTTGAAATATGTGGCAGAGTTTCTGACCAGCATTCAGCTGGAGCCATGTGTCTATGGCAGACTCTATGCGGACAACTTCCTCCTGTGCTATCCGACGGAGGGAAAATTGCGGGAACATCTCATTCATTCCCTGCAGATGCTGGCTGTATCCTTTGCCCTGGATTACCGCATTGATTTTTATTTTGGTGTCTATACGGTGCGTGAACGTGACCTTTCGGTGACCACGATGCTTGACCGGGCTGCCATGGGTCTGTTCAAGGCCTCCCGTAACGGGCTGATCGTCTGTGGTGAATATGAAGATGACATGCGGGAAAATATGGTCAATGAGCAGGTCATTGTCAATAATATGAATGGTTCTTTGGAGCGGGAGGAATTTATCGTCTACCTCCAGCCTAAATACGACCTGCATACGGAAAAGATTATTGGGGCAGAAGCACTGGTGCGTTGGATTCATCCCCACCTGGGGTTTATTTCGCCAGCTAAATTTGTGCCTATTTTTGAGCAGAATGGTTTTATCTATCAGTTGGATAAATATGTCTGGGAAAAGACATGTCAGATTCTGCGGGAGGATATCGATGCGGGAAGGCCGGTGCTGCCCGTGTCCATCAACGTGTCCCGGGTGGATTTCTACAGTCCGAATCTGGTACAGGTCTTTGAAGGGCTTATTGAGAAATATAGATTGGACCCGCGGCTATTGGAGTTGGAATTGACGGAAAGTGCCTATGTGGAGAATCCCCAGCAGATTATCGAGATTACCGAGTCTTTGCAGGCCAAGGGCTTTGTGATTCTCATGGATGATTTTGGCAGTGGCTATTCTTCCCTGAATATGCTCAAGGATCTGCCAGTGGATATCCTGAAGATCGATCTGAAGTTTTTGGCTGATTCCCAAGGGGTGGAAAATGGCCGGGCAGACAGCATTCTGAATTCTGTGGTGCGTATGGCCAAGCGGTTGGCGGTGCCGGTGATCGCCGAAGGGGTGGAAACCCAGAAGCAGGTGGATTTCCTGCGGACGATTGGCTGTGAATATGCTCAGGGATATTTCTTCTCGGAACCTGTACCTGTAGAGGATTATCGGGCGCTTTTGCAGAGTGACTATGTGTCAGAGTCGAAAATGTGCCTGTATCCGCCTGATACCAAGGCAGTGTTGACACTATCCCATCAGCTGCATACCCTGATGGAGGAACTCCGGCAGGTAGCACCGGAACGGATTGCTGCCATTGAAAGCAAGCTAAAAGAAGATGCCGCTGCTCTTTTGTGA
- a CDS encoding methyl-accepting chemotaxis protein, translating into MAEDVKNREEINARLSSAIEEIASSTQTVYEAVEQVAKSASALAKAGQESVEQAKLLQEKNADTIKVIDFITNIAGQTNLLGLNAAIEAARAGEQGRGFAVVAEEVRKLAEQSREATERIQSTLNEMNKAVEGISKTIETTGSISEEQAASTEEITANLSRVTKAAEDLKKFVEALN; encoded by the coding sequence ATGGCAGAGGATGTAAAGAACAGGGAAGAGATCAACGCGCGGCTGTCTTCAGCAATCGAGGAGATTGCCAGCTCCACGCAGACGGTTTATGAAGCTGTCGAGCAGGTGGCCAAGAGTGCTAGTGCCTTGGCAAAAGCAGGCCAGGAGTCTGTGGAACAGGCGAAACTCCTTCAGGAAAAGAACGCCGATACCATCAAGGTCATTGATTTCATCACCAATATTGCCGGTCAGACCAATCTGTTGGGCCTCAATGCGGCAATCGAAGCTGCCCGCGCCGGTGAGCAGGGCCGTGGCTTCGCTGTCGTGGCAGAGGAAGTCCGCAAACTGGCTGAGCAGTCCCGTGAGGCCACGGAGCGCATCCAGTCCACGTTGAATGAAATGAATAAAGCCGTTGAAGGTATTTCCAAGACTATTGAAACCACCGGTTCCATCAGTGAAGAGCAGGCTGCCTCCACGGAGGAGATTACGGCAAATCTGTCCCGGGTAACGAAAGCAGCTGAGGATCTGAAGAAGTTTGTGGAAGCACTGAACTAA